A genomic window from Serinus canaria isolate serCan28SL12 chromosome 4A, serCan2020, whole genome shotgun sequence includes:
- the BCORL1 gene encoding BCL-6 corepressor-like protein 1 isoform X5, whose product MISTAPLYSGVHNWTSTERIRMCGLNEERRAPISDEESKTSSSQHLGSQEFCVSSSLSKVELTAVSGGGSSAQGLDADGKVEEKLGPKLEEQPPDPNPNLECVGKTVTEDTLGPLAGQGDGRGQEPATPRAVEQESSGADAAWTPADPPSNKQADAAPACSVAPESEPAGNEETPPSTAAQGPGVLAEGTLSVVVSSCNTSASSPTTFTLNRVCFPPSQAPAMQKLPLSFQAGAVLSPSQSLVYIPPPSCGQPLSVATLPATLGVSSTLTFPVLPSYLHERCLPGIISSPELHSYPYTFSVTRPLASDAKVVSVEVNQLSCPPPLGGSSAQAAAESAPLSSTCLALPSSQALPAATAPGGSAVPSSGTAVQARAPAAAAPEPHAPGTATSLSPLKSPPQLEREMVSSPECSEMPLDLSSKSNRQKLPPPSQRKTPPMPILTPVHTSGKALLTTVLSKSQRAAQATGSSVTSCLGTTPPLVIFPEFLRNGEQGSWVKNTTLISTIPGTYVGVANPVPASLLLSKDVGMSLSRDPHHLPKQEPISIIDQGEPRSAGVPFGKKANQVGLEGQQDPARKLLHGRAAPGAPLYQSKDISTWNPVQGSVYPRCPVNGKPSNPQLLPLGWSPYHQTPLLSIGISTAGQLPLNQSSSCKTAGAGKLPAFLSVQPAEPSAAAQSLPEGEKDAAAKSKSCRALPKPCEEPANPAPPEAGSAFHTSTLDGKGGKGKLDNAPKSQECPQPEADSGQESNTQTEAPQGSCSLKQPDAKPKNQVLAEYLSHDLPRAGQQGLRMVPEVPTDGQRKELGCKGSQEPPAMEPLQCVQQVDLCKVKKERVECDVSFPSVTCLHAGAAPQAFAEAKLKGTGQIKQEGGTRCKAKRQHDGDTRQNHKRLRCQGQDSEESPSKSGSRSVHGRKWQKHHDNPHELSKQAGREGQGGPGSIEDHNSLGLKRKRRRPAKTECPSPAHRGDSHEEGYLEKKPKNNFRDFIPVVLSSRTRSQSGSIAGSSASVTGECDVSGPEILPLLEEDQEEEEEEEEEEEEEEEEEEETSLKHRKLRKSRRTSHCHSRRDRDRSVSGRSSCHTRRTRELPWRTESPRQVWEPNEEEEEEEEDGHIKRKKRRRQKSRKYQTGEYLTEREEEQVGYPHRRRKSKADCRHRKQKESGKGKGTELQLRSRLSPSPRKPQGHTDFRNGFFLEHSDTSPVQEELEKPSGKRKCKTKHLAGICDEGKGKGCCNQPKMCSPKKPQDLWTLCKSHRASPGSSPELPPAQNVPRGARRLIVNKNAGETLLQRAARLGYKDVVLYCLQKKSSDVNHHDNAGYTALHEACARGWIDILHILLQHGANVNCSAQDGTRPIHDAVANDNLETMWLLLSYGADPTLATYSGQTAVKLATSDVMKRFLCDYLSDLQGRSDGDPQTAWDFYSSSVLEGKDTIGCDLLLNPPGSSDQEEEEQEADNFMFEFSDKPLLPSYNLQVSVSRGPCNWFLFSDVLKRLKLSSRIFQARFPHFEVATLPRAEFQRQVSLSQVLVQEEVPASPELAPGAAETVELVHYEPELLQLLGSVVEYQAWSS is encoded by the exons ATGATCTCTACAGCACCTCTCTACAGCGGGGTGCACAACTGGACCAGCACAGAGCGGATTCGCATGTGTGGCCTCAACGAGGAGAG GAGAGCCCCCATTTCTGATGAGGAGTCAAAAacaagcagctcccagcacttgGGGTCTCAAGAGTTTTGTGTCAGCAGCAGCCTTTCCAAG gtggagcTCACAGCAGTCAGcggtggtggcagcagtgcccaggggctgGATGCTGATGGCAAGGTGGAGGAAAAGCTTGGACCCAAACTGGAGGAGCAGCCACCTGATCCCAACCCAAATCTGGAGTGTGTTGGAAAGACTGTGACAGAAGACACTCTGGGCCCTCTGGCAGGTCAGGGGGatggcagagggcaggagccagcaacccccagagctgtggagcaggagagcagtggTGCTGATGCTGCCTGGACACCAGCAGATCCTCCCAGCAACAAGCAGGCTgatgctgccccagcctgctccGTGGCTCCAGAGAGTGAACCTGCTGGGAACGAGGAAACCCCCCCGAGCACTGCAGCACAAGGGCCAGGCGTGCTGGCAGAAGGGACATTGTCTGTGGTTGTCTCCAGCTGCAACACCTCTGCCTCCAGTCCCACCACCTTCACATTGAACAGGGTTTGCTTTCCCCCCTCTCAGGCCCCTGCTATGCAAAAGTTGCCCCTGTCCTTCCAGGCTGGGGCCGTGCTGAGCCCAAGCCAGTCACTGGTGTACATCCCCCCTCCCAGCTGTGGGCAGCCGCTCAGCGTGGCCACGCTCCCGGCCACTCTGGGGGTCTCCTCCACACTCACCTTCCCCGTCCTGCCTTCCTACCTGCATGAGCGTTGCCTACCAGGCATTATTTcttccccagagctgcattCCTACCCCTACACCTTCTCTGTCACCAGGCCCTTGGCTTCAGATGCCAAAGTGGTGTCTGTGGAGGTGAATCAGCTCAGCTGCCCCCCACCTTTGGGTGGAAGTagtgcccaggctgctgctgagagcgCTCCTCTGTCCAGCacctgcctggccctgccctccagccaggctctgccggCAGCAACAGCACCAGGGGGGAGTGCTGTTCCCTCTTCTGGCACGGCTGTGCAGGCCAGAGccccggcagcagcagctcctgagccacaTGCACCGGGGACTGCcacttccctctctcctctgaagtcccctccccagctaGAGCGTGAGATGGTCTCATCCCCGGAGTGCAGTGAGATGCCTCTTGATCTCTCCTCCAAGTCCAACCGCCAGAAACTGCCTCCACCCAGCCAGCGCAAGACCCCTCCCATGCCCATCCTCACCCCCGTGCACACCAGCGGCAAAGCGTTGCTCACCACTGTCCTCTCCAAGTCCCAGCGTGCGGCACAGGCCACGGGCAGCAGCGTCACCTCATGCCTCGGCACCACCCCACCCTTGGTCATCTTTCCTGAGTTCCTGCGTAATGGCGAGCAGGGGTCCTGGGTGAAGAACACCACGCTCATCAGCACCATTCCTGGCACTTATGTTGGTGTTGCCAACCCGGTGCCGgcctcactgctgctcagcaaGGATGTCGGCATGAGCCTCAGCAGGGACCCACACCACCTGCCCAAGCAGGAGCCCATCTCCATCATTGACCAGGGTGAGCCCCGGAGTGCTGGCGTTCCCTTTGGGAAGAAAGCCAACCAGGTTGGCCTGGAAGGACAGCAGGATCCTGCCAGGAAACTTCTTCATGgtagagctgctccaggagctcctttgTATCAGTCCAAGGACATCTCCACCTGGAATCCTGTCCAGGGAAGCGTGTACCCGCGATGCCCTGTCAATGGAAAACCTTCCAATCCTCAACTTCTGCCTCTGGGCTGGTCTCCGTACCATCAAACCCCGCTGCTTTCCATCGGCATCTCCACGGCAGGACAGCTGCCCCTGAACCAGAGCAGCTCTTGCAAGACAGCTGGGGCAGGCAAGCTGCCGGCATTCCTGAGCGTGCAGCCCGCCGAGCCCAGTGcggctgcccagagcctgccGGAGGGCGAAAAAGATGCTGCGGCCAAGAGCAAGAGCTGCCGGGCCTTGCCCAAGCCCTGTGAGGAGCCGGccaacccagcaccaccagagGCAGGTTCAGCTTTCCATACCAGCACTTTggatgggaaaggagggaaggggaagctgGACAACGCTCCGAAGAGTCAGGAGTGCCCTCAGCCAGAGGCTGACTCCGGTCAGGAGAGCAACACACAGACTGAGGCTCCCCAGGGGAGCTGTAGCCTCAAACAGCCAGATGCTAAACCCAAAAACCAAGTGTTGGCGGAGTATTTGTCACATGACTTGccaagggctgggcagcagggcctgcGGATGGTGCCAGAGGTGCCCACAGATGGCCAGCgcaaggagctgggctgcaagggctcccaggagccaccagccaTGGAGCCCCTCCAGTGtgtgcagcaggtggatctctgcaaGGTCAAGAAGGAACGAGTGGAGTGTGATGTGTCCTTTCCCTCGGTGACCTGCCTGCATGCCGGGGCGGCTCCCCAGGCCTTCGCTGAGGCCAAGCTCAAAGGAACGGGGCAAATCAAGCAGGAGGGTGGCACACGCTGCAAGGCCAAACGGCAGCATGATGGGGACACCAGGCAGAACCACAAGAGACTGAGGTGCCAAGGCCAGGACAGTGAGGAGTCCCCAAGCAAGTCGGGAAGCCGGAGCGTGCATGGCCGGAAG TGGCAAAAACACCATGACAATCCACATGAGCTTAGCAAGCAGGCAGGCCGGGAAGGCCAAGGCGGCCCAGGTTCCATCGAGGATCACAACAGCCTCGGGTTAAAGCGCAAGCGTAGGAGGCCAGCGAAGACGGAGTGCCCATCTCCGGCCCACCGTGGAGACAGCCACGAGGAAG GTTACTTGGAGAAGAAGCCCAAGAACAACTTCCGGGATTTCATTCCGGTGGTGCTGAGCAGCCGGACACGCAGTCAGTCGG GAAGCATTGCTGGCTCTTCTGCTAGTGTGACAGGAGAGTGTGATGTGAGTGGTCCGGAGATTTTACCATTGCTGGAGGAGGatcaggaagaagaagaggaggaggaggaggaagaggaggaggaggaggaggaggaggaggagacatCCTTGAAACATCGAAAGCTGCGCAAATCCCGCAGGACATCCCACTGCCACAGccgcagggacagggacagatcTGTgtctgggaggagcagctgccataCGAGGAGGACCCGGGAGCTGCCCTGGAGAACAGAATCACCCAGGCAGGTGTGGGAGCCCaacgaggaggaggaggaggaggaggaggatggccacatcaaaaggaagaaaaggagacgGCAGAAAAGTCGGAAATACCAGACAGGGGAATACCTGACTGAGCGGGAGGAGGAGCAAGTGGGATATCCCCACAGGAGGCGGAAATCCAAAGCAG ATTGCAGGCACCGGAAGCAGAAGGAGTCTGGGAAGGGCaaaggcacagagctgcagctgaggagcaggCTATCTCCATCCCCCCGGAAACCTCAAGGACACACAGACTTTCGGAATGGCTTCTTCCTGGAGCACTCTGACACCTCTCCTGTCCAAGAAGAGCTAGAGAAACCATCAGGAAAACGCAAATGTAAAACCAAACACCTGGCAGGGATCTGTGACGAGGGGAAG GGGAAAGGCTGCTGCAACCAGCCCAAAATGTGCTCTCCGAAGAAGCCCCAGGACTTGTGGACACTTTGTAAGTCCCATCGGGCCAGCCCAGGGAGTTCCCcggagctgcccccagcccagaaTGTTCCCCGCGGAGCTCGGCGGCTGATTGTGAACAAGAACGCAGGGGAGACGCTCCTGCAGCGAGCAGCTCGCCTGGGCTACAAG GATGTGGTGCTGTACTGCCTGCAGAAGAAGAGCAGTGACGTGAACCACCATGACAACGCAGGGTACACGGCCCTGCACGAGGCCTGTGCACGCGGCTGGATCGACATCCTGcacatcctgctccagcacggCGCCAACGTCAACTGCAGCGCCCAGGACGGCACCAG GCCTATCCATGACGCAGTAGCGAATGACAACCTGGAAACCATGTGGCTTCTCCTTTCCTATGGTGCTGATCCCACTCTGGCCACATACTCTGGGCAGACAGCAGTGAAGCTGGCCACTAGCGATGTGATGAAGCGCTTCCTCTGTG ATTACCTGTCAGATCTGCAGGGCCGCAGTGATGGAGACCCTCAGACAGCCTGGGATTTCTATAGCAGCTCCGTGCTCG AAGGGAAGGACACCATTGGCTGCGACCTGCTGCTGAACCCTCCAGGGAGCTCAGaccaggaggaagaggagcaagaAGCAGATAACTTCATGTTTGAGTTCTCAGACAAGCCACTGCTTCCCAGCTACAACCTCCAAGTGTCCGTCTCCCGGGG GCCCTGCAACTGGTTCCTGTTCTCTGATGTGCTCAAGCGGCTGAAGCTGTCCTCCCGCATATTCCAGGCCCGCTTCCCGCACTTCGAGGTGGCCACGCTGCCCCGGGCAGAGTTCCAGCGCCAGGTGTCCCTCAGCCAGGtgctggtgcaggaggaggtgcCAGCAAGCCCCGAGCTGGCGCCGGGCGCAGCAGAGACTGTGGAGCTGGTGCACTATGAGCCCGAGCTGCTGCAACTGCTGGGCTCGGTGGTGGAGTAccaggcctggagcagctga
- the BCORL1 gene encoding BCL-6 corepressor-like protein 1 isoform X2 yields the protein MSGRWILSKGTATSSQLSSRPVASQGIVPHLPGSKAGDEFSQRRVESINLRRVPNPLFPFCRQSGPWSPSRSWRVWSSCHDLYSTSLQRGAQLDQHRADSHVWPQRGEVRRAPISDEESKTSSSQHLGSQEFCVSSSLSKVELTAVSGGGSSAQGLDADGKVEEKLGPKLEEQPPDPNPNLECVGKTVTEDTLGPLAGQGDGRGQEPATPRAVEQESSGADAAWTPADPPSNKQADAAPACSVAPESEPAGNEETPPSTAAQGPGVLAEGTLSVVVSSCNTSASSPTTFTLNRVCFPPSQAPAMQKLPLSFQAGAVLSPSQSLVYIPPPSCGQPLSVATLPATLGVSSTLTFPVLPSYLHERCLPGIISSPELHSYPYTFSVTRPLASDAKVVSVEVNQLSCPPPLGGSSAQAAAESAPLSSTCLALPSSQALPAATAPGGSAVPSSGTAVQARAPAAAAPEPHAPGTATSLSPLKSPPQLEREMVSSPECSEMPLDLSSKSNRQKLPPPSQRKTPPMPILTPVHTSGKALLTTVLSKSQRAAQATGSSVTSCLGTTPPLVIFPEFLRNGEQGSWVKNTTLISTIPGTYVGVANPVPASLLLSKDVGMSLSRDPHHLPKQEPISIIDQGEPRSAGVPFGKKANQVGLEGQQDPARKLLHGRAAPGAPLYQSKDISTWNPVQGSVYPRCPVNGKPSNPQLLPLGWSPYHQTPLLSIGISTAGQLPLNQSSSCKTAGAGKLPAFLSVQPAEPSAAAQSLPEGEKDAAAKSKSCRALPKPCEEPANPAPPEAGSAFHTSTLDGKGGKGKLDNAPKSQECPQPEADSGQESNTQTEAPQGSCSLKQPDAKPKNQVLAEYLSHDLPRAGQQGLRMVPEVPTDGQRKELGCKGSQEPPAMEPLQCVQQVDLCKVKKERVECDVSFPSVTCLHAGAAPQAFAEAKLKGTGQIKQEGGTRCKAKRQHDGDTRQNHKRLRCQGQDSEESPSKSGSRSVHGRKWQKHHDNPHELSKQAGREGQGGPGSIEDHNSLGLKRKRRRPAKTECPSPAHRGDSHEEGYLEKKPKNNFRDFIPVVLSSRTRSQSGSIAGSSASVTGECDVSGPEILPLLEEDQEEEEEEEEEEEEEEEEEEETSLKHRKLRKSRRTSHCHSRRDRDRSVSGRSSCHTRRTRELPWRTESPRQVWEPNEEEEEEEEDGHIKRKKRRRQKSRKYQTGEYLTEREEEQVGYPHRRRKSKADCRHRKQKESGKGKGTELQLRSRLSPSPRKPQGHTDFRNGFFLEHSDTSPVQEELEKPSGKRKCKTKHLAGICDEGKGKGCCNQPKMCSPKKPQDLWTLCKSHRASPGSSPELPPAQNVPRGARRLIVNKNAGETLLQRAARLGYKDVVLYCLQKKSSDVNHHDNAGYTALHEACARGWIDILHILLQHGANVNCSAQDGTRPIHDAVANDNLETMWLLLSYGADPTLATYSGQTAVKLATSDVMKRFLCDYLSDLQGRSDGDPQTAWDFYSSSVLEGKDTIGCDLLLNPPGSSDQEEEEQEADNFMFEFSDKPLLPSYNLQVSVSRGPCNWFLFSDVLKRLKLSSRIFQARFPHFEVATLPRAEFQRQVSLSQVLVQEEVPASPELAPGAAETVELVHYEPELLQLLGSVVEYQAWSS from the exons ATGAGTGGACGGTGGATTCTGTCCAAAGGCACTGCTACTTCCTCCCAGCTCTCTTCCAGACCTGTGGCATCTCAGGGCATTGTTCCCCATCTGCCTGGCAGCAAAGCTGGGGATGAGTTTTCTCAAAGGAGAGTTGAATCGATCAACCTGAGGAGAGTTCCCAACCCTCTGTTTCCCTTTTGCAGGCAAAGTGGTccctggagccccagcaggtCCTGGAGGGTGTGGAGCAGCTGTCATGATCTCTACAGCACCTCTCTACAGCGGGGTGCACAACTGGACCAGCACAGAGCGGATTCGCATGTGTGGCCTCAACGAGGAGAGGTGAG GAGAGCCCCCATTTCTGATGAGGAGTCAAAAacaagcagctcccagcacttgGGGTCTCAAGAGTTTTGTGTCAGCAGCAGCCTTTCCAAG gtggagcTCACAGCAGTCAGcggtggtggcagcagtgcccaggggctgGATGCTGATGGCAAGGTGGAGGAAAAGCTTGGACCCAAACTGGAGGAGCAGCCACCTGATCCCAACCCAAATCTGGAGTGTGTTGGAAAGACTGTGACAGAAGACACTCTGGGCCCTCTGGCAGGTCAGGGGGatggcagagggcaggagccagcaacccccagagctgtggagcaggagagcagtggTGCTGATGCTGCCTGGACACCAGCAGATCCTCCCAGCAACAAGCAGGCTgatgctgccccagcctgctccGTGGCTCCAGAGAGTGAACCTGCTGGGAACGAGGAAACCCCCCCGAGCACTGCAGCACAAGGGCCAGGCGTGCTGGCAGAAGGGACATTGTCTGTGGTTGTCTCCAGCTGCAACACCTCTGCCTCCAGTCCCACCACCTTCACATTGAACAGGGTTTGCTTTCCCCCCTCTCAGGCCCCTGCTATGCAAAAGTTGCCCCTGTCCTTCCAGGCTGGGGCCGTGCTGAGCCCAAGCCAGTCACTGGTGTACATCCCCCCTCCCAGCTGTGGGCAGCCGCTCAGCGTGGCCACGCTCCCGGCCACTCTGGGGGTCTCCTCCACACTCACCTTCCCCGTCCTGCCTTCCTACCTGCATGAGCGTTGCCTACCAGGCATTATTTcttccccagagctgcattCCTACCCCTACACCTTCTCTGTCACCAGGCCCTTGGCTTCAGATGCCAAAGTGGTGTCTGTGGAGGTGAATCAGCTCAGCTGCCCCCCACCTTTGGGTGGAAGTagtgcccaggctgctgctgagagcgCTCCTCTGTCCAGCacctgcctggccctgccctccagccaggctctgccggCAGCAACAGCACCAGGGGGGAGTGCTGTTCCCTCTTCTGGCACGGCTGTGCAGGCCAGAGccccggcagcagcagctcctgagccacaTGCACCGGGGACTGCcacttccctctctcctctgaagtcccctccccagctaGAGCGTGAGATGGTCTCATCCCCGGAGTGCAGTGAGATGCCTCTTGATCTCTCCTCCAAGTCCAACCGCCAGAAACTGCCTCCACCCAGCCAGCGCAAGACCCCTCCCATGCCCATCCTCACCCCCGTGCACACCAGCGGCAAAGCGTTGCTCACCACTGTCCTCTCCAAGTCCCAGCGTGCGGCACAGGCCACGGGCAGCAGCGTCACCTCATGCCTCGGCACCACCCCACCCTTGGTCATCTTTCCTGAGTTCCTGCGTAATGGCGAGCAGGGGTCCTGGGTGAAGAACACCACGCTCATCAGCACCATTCCTGGCACTTATGTTGGTGTTGCCAACCCGGTGCCGgcctcactgctgctcagcaaGGATGTCGGCATGAGCCTCAGCAGGGACCCACACCACCTGCCCAAGCAGGAGCCCATCTCCATCATTGACCAGGGTGAGCCCCGGAGTGCTGGCGTTCCCTTTGGGAAGAAAGCCAACCAGGTTGGCCTGGAAGGACAGCAGGATCCTGCCAGGAAACTTCTTCATGgtagagctgctccaggagctcctttgTATCAGTCCAAGGACATCTCCACCTGGAATCCTGTCCAGGGAAGCGTGTACCCGCGATGCCCTGTCAATGGAAAACCTTCCAATCCTCAACTTCTGCCTCTGGGCTGGTCTCCGTACCATCAAACCCCGCTGCTTTCCATCGGCATCTCCACGGCAGGACAGCTGCCCCTGAACCAGAGCAGCTCTTGCAAGACAGCTGGGGCAGGCAAGCTGCCGGCATTCCTGAGCGTGCAGCCCGCCGAGCCCAGTGcggctgcccagagcctgccGGAGGGCGAAAAAGATGCTGCGGCCAAGAGCAAGAGCTGCCGGGCCTTGCCCAAGCCCTGTGAGGAGCCGGccaacccagcaccaccagagGCAGGTTCAGCTTTCCATACCAGCACTTTggatgggaaaggagggaaggggaagctgGACAACGCTCCGAAGAGTCAGGAGTGCCCTCAGCCAGAGGCTGACTCCGGTCAGGAGAGCAACACACAGACTGAGGCTCCCCAGGGGAGCTGTAGCCTCAAACAGCCAGATGCTAAACCCAAAAACCAAGTGTTGGCGGAGTATTTGTCACATGACTTGccaagggctgggcagcagggcctgcGGATGGTGCCAGAGGTGCCCACAGATGGCCAGCgcaaggagctgggctgcaagggctcccaggagccaccagccaTGGAGCCCCTCCAGTGtgtgcagcaggtggatctctgcaaGGTCAAGAAGGAACGAGTGGAGTGTGATGTGTCCTTTCCCTCGGTGACCTGCCTGCATGCCGGGGCGGCTCCCCAGGCCTTCGCTGAGGCCAAGCTCAAAGGAACGGGGCAAATCAAGCAGGAGGGTGGCACACGCTGCAAGGCCAAACGGCAGCATGATGGGGACACCAGGCAGAACCACAAGAGACTGAGGTGCCAAGGCCAGGACAGTGAGGAGTCCCCAAGCAAGTCGGGAAGCCGGAGCGTGCATGGCCGGAAG TGGCAAAAACACCATGACAATCCACATGAGCTTAGCAAGCAGGCAGGCCGGGAAGGCCAAGGCGGCCCAGGTTCCATCGAGGATCACAACAGCCTCGGGTTAAAGCGCAAGCGTAGGAGGCCAGCGAAGACGGAGTGCCCATCTCCGGCCCACCGTGGAGACAGCCACGAGGAAG GTTACTTGGAGAAGAAGCCCAAGAACAACTTCCGGGATTTCATTCCGGTGGTGCTGAGCAGCCGGACACGCAGTCAGTCGG GAAGCATTGCTGGCTCTTCTGCTAGTGTGACAGGAGAGTGTGATGTGAGTGGTCCGGAGATTTTACCATTGCTGGAGGAGGatcaggaagaagaagaggaggaggaggaggaagaggaggaggaggaggaggaggaggaggagacatCCTTGAAACATCGAAAGCTGCGCAAATCCCGCAGGACATCCCACTGCCACAGccgcagggacagggacagatcTGTgtctgggaggagcagctgccataCGAGGAGGACCCGGGAGCTGCCCTGGAGAACAGAATCACCCAGGCAGGTGTGGGAGCCCaacgaggaggaggaggaggaggaggaggatggccacatcaaaaggaagaaaaggagacgGCAGAAAAGTCGGAAATACCAGACAGGGGAATACCTGACTGAGCGGGAGGAGGAGCAAGTGGGATATCCCCACAGGAGGCGGAAATCCAAAGCAG ATTGCAGGCACCGGAAGCAGAAGGAGTCTGGGAAGGGCaaaggcacagagctgcagctgaggagcaggCTATCTCCATCCCCCCGGAAACCTCAAGGACACACAGACTTTCGGAATGGCTTCTTCCTGGAGCACTCTGACACCTCTCCTGTCCAAGAAGAGCTAGAGAAACCATCAGGAAAACGCAAATGTAAAACCAAACACCTGGCAGGGATCTGTGACGAGGGGAAG GGGAAAGGCTGCTGCAACCAGCCCAAAATGTGCTCTCCGAAGAAGCCCCAGGACTTGTGGACACTTTGTAAGTCCCATCGGGCCAGCCCAGGGAGTTCCCcggagctgcccccagcccagaaTGTTCCCCGCGGAGCTCGGCGGCTGATTGTGAACAAGAACGCAGGGGAGACGCTCCTGCAGCGAGCAGCTCGCCTGGGCTACAAG GATGTGGTGCTGTACTGCCTGCAGAAGAAGAGCAGTGACGTGAACCACCATGACAACGCAGGGTACACGGCCCTGCACGAGGCCTGTGCACGCGGCTGGATCGACATCCTGcacatcctgctccagcacggCGCCAACGTCAACTGCAGCGCCCAGGACGGCACCAG GCCTATCCATGACGCAGTAGCGAATGACAACCTGGAAACCATGTGGCTTCTCCTTTCCTATGGTGCTGATCCCACTCTGGCCACATACTCTGGGCAGACAGCAGTGAAGCTGGCCACTAGCGATGTGATGAAGCGCTTCCTCTGTG ATTACCTGTCAGATCTGCAGGGCCGCAGTGATGGAGACCCTCAGACAGCCTGGGATTTCTATAGCAGCTCCGTGCTCG AAGGGAAGGACACCATTGGCTGCGACCTGCTGCTGAACCCTCCAGGGAGCTCAGaccaggaggaagaggagcaagaAGCAGATAACTTCATGTTTGAGTTCTCAGACAAGCCACTGCTTCCCAGCTACAACCTCCAAGTGTCCGTCTCCCGGGG GCCCTGCAACTGGTTCCTGTTCTCTGATGTGCTCAAGCGGCTGAAGCTGTCCTCCCGCATATTCCAGGCCCGCTTCCCGCACTTCGAGGTGGCCACGCTGCCCCGGGCAGAGTTCCAGCGCCAGGTGTCCCTCAGCCAGGtgctggtgcaggaggaggtgcCAGCAAGCCCCGAGCTGGCGCCGGGCGCAGCAGAGACTGTGGAGCTGGTGCACTATGAGCCCGAGCTGCTGCAACTGCTGGGCTCGGTGGTGGAGTAccaggcctggagcagctga